A portion of the Bacillota bacterium genome contains these proteins:
- a CDS encoding type II toxin-antitoxin system PemK/MazF family toxin, translating into MANSPAVVPGSVLLVTLPTHAPKGHEQEGKRPVVLVGAPSGTLRYPVVIVVPLTTQGGPWVQENPAIYPCLAAGDGGLPCSSVALLDQIRGIDVKRVKEYLGVLGPDGLSKIRAGLKELLSI; encoded by the coding sequence ATGGCAAATAGCCCGGCAGTCGTTCCCGGTTCCGTTCTTCTGGTAACCTTGCCCACCCATGCACCCAAGGGACATGAACAGGAAGGGAAAAGGCCGGTCGTGCTGGTCGGGGCTCCATCAGGAACCTTGCGGTATCCCGTTGTAATCGTGGTTCCGCTCACAACGCAGGGCGGGCCCTGGGTCCAGGAAAATCCCGCAATATATCCGTGTCTGGCCGCTGGGGACGGTGGTCTTCCATGTTCTTCAGTTGCGCTTCTCGACCAAATACGAGGGATTGATGTCAAACGGGTCAAAGAATACCTAGGGGTTCTTGGGCCAGATGGCCTGTCTAAAATCCGGGCCGGTCTCAAGGAGTTATTATCGATCTGA
- a CDS encoding helix-turn-helix domain-containing protein: MVERLLTPEEVAKKLVVSPKTVRDWLREGRLRGVKTGKLWRVREDDLRSFITAGTGREYGSASSDTSLLPGIATVNETAWQDYRPMTGHNEPPGGARPGVPISWEDRRWLEGDSDESLPPFDWGLGGPPRGKPVRYVPGKGLVIEGEDQHGK, translated from the coding sequence CTGGTCGAAAGGCTTTTAACCCCTGAGGAAGTGGCCAAGAAGCTGGTTGTAAGCCCGAAGACAGTCCGGGATTGGCTGAGGGAAGGAAGGTTGAGGGGAGTAAAGACAGGTAAGCTATGGCGGGTAAGAGAGGATGACCTTAGGAGCTTCATTACAGCGGGCACGGGAAGAGAATATGGTAGCGCCAGCTCCGATACCTCGCTGCTGCCGGGTATAGCTACTGTGAACGAGACGGCCTGGCAGGATTATCGGCCTATGACAGGTCATAACGAGCCCCCAGGGGGTGCGAGGCCTGGGGTTCCGATAAGCTGGGAAGACCGGCGATGGCTTGAAGGAGATTCAGATGAATCACTCCCGCCATTTGATTGGGGGCTAGGAGGGCCGCCTAGGGGAAAACCGGTGCGGTATGTTCCAGGCAAAGGGCTGGTAATTGAGGGGGAAGATCAGCATGGCAAATAG